The region CGTGCCCGCATCGACCAGACGCGCGACTTCGGTCAGCAGCTTATGCTGCTCGATCATGTCGGGCGTGCCGAACATCGAACGCGTAAACATGAACTCCCAATGGAACGCGGCGCTTTTCGCCTTCAACAGTTCGACAGGGACCGGCTTGCCGTTTTCGACGATCGTGCAAATGCCGCCCTGCGGTTTGACGACTTCGGCCGCCGCCGGGAAGTGCTTGTCGGTGTCGTTGAACACCAGCACGTAATCGACCTGGTCGATGCCGATCTTCTTCAACTGCGCCGGCATATCGCCGAAGTGATCGATGATGTGATCCGCGCCCAACTCCGTCGCCCACTTCGCCGATTCGGGACGCGAGGCGGTCGCGATCACGTTCAGCTTCGCGAGTTGCCTGGCCAGTTGGATACCGATCGAGCCGACCCCGCCCGCACCGCCGATGATCAGCACCGTGCGGCCCTCGTCCGCGCCTTGCGGCGATACGCCAAGGCGATCGAACAGCGCTTCCCACGCGGTGATCGCGGTCAATGGCAAAGCGGCCGCGTGGGTGAAATCGAGCGACGCCGGCATGCGCCCGACAATGCGCTCGTCGACCAGATGGAACTCACTATTGGCGCCCGGCCGTGTGATGCTGCCGGCATAAAACACCGGATCGCCGACCTTGAAGAGCGTGACATCCGGCCCGACCGCCGCCACCGTACCGGCGGCGTCCCAGCCGAGTATGCGCGGCTCTTTCTCGACGGTGTCTTTCGGGGCGCGTACTTTGGCATCGACCGGATTGACCGAGATCGCTTCGACCTTCACCAGCAGGTCACGGCCGGTGGCTTCGGGTTTCTGGATTTCGACATCGATCAACGCTTCGGCTTGATCGATCGGCAAATAACGATAGAGACCGACTGCTTTCATCACAACTCCTGTTCGTTCAGATGGGGTTGAAGGACTGGCGAACTTTGCGGGTGGCGTCTGGTGCTCCTCACCGCCGACGCCGCCTCCGATCGCCTTGACGTCATCGTAAGCCGGTTCTTATTCTCATAAAACAGCCATAATGACTGAAACATCTTTTTGAATTTCAGAAGAATGGATCACCCTGCTCATCCCGCGCCACCTAGGCCCCGCGACCGGGAGCGCCTCGATCTGCTCGACGTCGCGTTGTTCGTCCGGGCGGCCTTGCTGGCCAATCTGTCGGCGGCCGGCCGCGAATTCGGCTTGTCGGCGGCGGTGGCGAGCTCGCGGATCGCGCAACTGGAAAAGCTGCTCGGCGCGCGCCTGCTGCACCGGACCACGCGCCATATCAGTCTCACGCAGGACGGCGAAGTGTTCATGACGCGCGCCCAGACGCTGCTCGATGCGGCCGCTGCAGCGCGCGCCTCGGTCGGTCGCGCCCAGGCCGAACCGCAGGGCCGCTTGCGGGTGTCGATGCCGTCGTCGTTCGGGCGGCAGCACGTGTCACCAGTGATCAGCGAGTTTCTGCGTCGCTATCCCGGCGTGAGCGTCGATTTGCGGTTGACCGATCAACTGGTCGATCTGGTCGATGCGGGCATCGACGTGGCGATCCGGGTCGGCGTGTTGAAGGATTCGTCGCTGGTGGCGCGGCGTCTCGCGGCAAACCGCCGCGTGATCTGCGCAGCGCCCGCCTATTTCGCCGCTCACGGCACGCCGCATCATCCTTCGGACCTGACACAGCACGAATGCGTGATCCTCTCGGACCAGCGCGACTGGGCGTTCGTGACGCCCGCCGGTCCGCTCGATGTGCGTGTGAGCGGGCGCCTCGTCACCGACAACGGCGAAGTGATTCGCGACGCGCTCCTGGCCGGTTTCGGCATCGCGCTCAAATCGACATGGGACGTTGCCCCGTATCTGCGCAGCGGTGAACTGGTCAGCGTGCTCGACACCTATCCGCTCGCGGAGAAGGTCGCAATCTGGGCGGTCTATCCGAGCCGGGCGTTCGTGCCGCCCAAGACATTGGCGTTCATCGAGTTCCTTTCCGCGCATTTCGGCGATCCGCCGTATTGGGACGCAGAGCCTGACTGAGGCGCAGCGGATCGCGGGGCAAACACGGAATCGAGCGTCGCCGGTTCGACTAATGCGCTTCAGCGTCAGGCACGGTCCGCCGGTTCGAGCTCAACCGGCACCGCGGCGAAACCGCGAAACCGCACGCGCCCACCGCGAGTCGGCGCGCCGTCGAGACGATACGCCGGAAAACGCTGCACAAAGCGCCCGATCGCGATCCGTGCCTCGAGGCGCGCAAGCGACAGCCCCGCGCATTGATGAATGCCGAAGCCAAACGCCAGATGCCGGTTCGGATCGCGGCGGATGTCGAAGCGATCCGGCTCGGCGAACTGCTCCGGGTCGCGATTGGCCGCGCCGATGCATAGCGTGACGGGCGTGCCGCCCGCCACCGCGACGCCGCCGATCTCCGTATCGACGGTAGTCATCCGGTTGCCGAGTTGATTCGAACTCTCGAACCGCAGACATTCTTCGACCGCCGTGTCGATCAGCGACGGTTCGCGCAGCAGCGCCGCGCGTTGCTCCGGCCAGTCAGTCAGCGTGACGAGGCCGTTGCCGATCAGATTGGTGGTCGTCTCATGACCGGCATTCAGAATGAAGATGCAGTTTTGCAGCAACTCCACTTCCGACAATTGCTCGCCGTCCCCTTCGCCCTGGATCAGGCGCGTCAGCACGTCATGCTGCGGATCGCCGGGTTCGCGCCGGCGCCGCGCCACCAGATCCTGCAAATAGCCGACGAACTCGCCAACCGCACGGTTGCCGCGTTGGAGCTGCGCGTCGCTCAGCGACGGCTCGAGCGCGCCGAGAATCGCCAGCGACCAGCCGCGCAACGGCTCGCGCTCCGCGTGCGGTACATCCAGCAGATTGCCGATGATCTCGACCGGAATCGCCGACGCGAATTCGCCGATCAGGTCGATCCGGCCGCGCCCCGCGGCGGCATCGAGCAAGCCGTCGACGAGGCGGACCAAGCCCGGCTCCATCGCCGCGATCGCGCGCGCCGTCAGCGCGCCGGCGATCAGTTTGCGCACCCGCGTATGCCGCGGCGGATCGTTAAAGACGAGACTGGTTGTGTGATGCGTGTAGAGCGGCGAATCGCCATACTTCGGCCTGAATTCGACCGTCTTGTCGGAACTGAAGGTTTTGGGGTCGCGGTAGACCGCCTGCACGTCGCGAAAACGCGTCAGAAAGAGCGATCCGTCCGGCATGCGCTTGATGGGCTCATGCATACGCAGCGCGTGGTAGATCGGGTACGGGTTGGCGTAGAAAGCCGGGCTCAGGTGGCGCAGATCGAAGTCGCGCGCAAGGGTGAGCGCGTCGGTAGCGGTCGCCGGGGTCATCGGTTGTCTCCGTGTGGTGCGCCTCGTGGCTGGTCCAATGCACGCGGTATGCCATGCGCCGCCGGGTGGACGCAATCGGTTCGATGAGCGCAATGGATGCAGGGGCGTCGTTCGATGCGCCAGTATGAACCGGGCGCCTGACGGTTGCACGCGGGCTGCATGGCGCCGAACCGTTACAATAGCGGGATTTTCCGCGCGCGCCGCGCGCCCGTCCCTTCCTGCGTCACTGCGCCGTCAATGAACCTCGTCATCCAAAGCCCCGCGCCCCTGTCCGCCGACCATCATAAAACGCTCATTGCGCTCGCGCGCGGCTCGCACGCCAGCGTCATCGACGCGAACGCGATTCGCATCGCCGACGCCGCCGTTTCGCAGCGCGCCGATCTCGAGGTCTATTGCGGCACCCATCAACTGGACTACGCGTTTGTCGAAGCAGGCCGCCAGTTGCGCGATTTCGGGCTGGTCGCGATGGACATGGATTCGACGCTGATCACGATCGAATGTATCGACGAAATCGCCGACTTCTGCGGGCTGAAGGCCGAAGTGGCCGCTATCACCGAAGCGTCGATGCGCGGCGAAATCAAGGACTTCAATGAAAGCCTGACACGCCGCGTGGCACTGCTCAAAGGACTCGACGCCAGCGCGCTCGAACGCGTTTATGAAGAGCGGCTGCAGCTCTCGCCAGGCGCGGAACGGATGCTGGCCGGTGCGAAGGCTGCGGGTTTGAAAACGCTGCTGGTGTCTGGCGGATTCACGTTCTTTACCGAAAAACTGAAGGCTCGGCTTGGTCTGGATTTCACGCACGCCAACACGCTCGAAATCGTGGACGGGAAGTTGACTGGCAAGGTGAGCGGCGAGATCGTCAACGCTGACGTGAAGGCACGCACGCTGCGCGACACGTGCGCTCAACTGGGCATCGAACCGGCCCGCGCGATCGCAATGGGCGACGGTTCGAACGATCTGAAGATGATGGCCGCAGCAGGCCTATCCGTCGCGTTCCGTGCGAAGCCGGTGGTGCGCGAAGCCGCTAGCGTGGCCTTCAACCATGTTGGGCTGGATGGGTTGTTGCGGTTGTTTTAATGCGCTGGCGATGCGCCGGCCGGCAGAGCGCGACAGCCGGCGCACGCCTCGGACTCACTTGTTGTGCGACGCTATGACAAGCGCTGCGGTCATGAAGACCAGGCAGGAGAAAAACACGCCGCCCGCCCACCAGCACATCCGATCGAAGCCTTATGCACACCGTCGTAGCGTCGAGATCCGGCGTCGACCATTCGGTCGAATGGTTAGGCCTGCTGTTTATATTGACAAAATAAAAACCCATCGGAACCGCGTCCCGATGGGCTTGCATGACAGATTGCCGAAACGCTCAGGCGTTCAACCCAGCGCCGCCAGGCTGTGCTCGATATCCGCGCGCAAATCGGCCTCCTCTTCCAGTCCGATATAAAACCGTACCAGCGTGCCGCGGTGCGGCCACTGCGCTGCGGTGCGCATCGACGCGACGTCGTACGGCATCGCGAGACTGTGCGCGCCGCCCCAACTCCAGCCGAGCGAAAACAGTTCCAGCGACTCGCAGAACGTATCGATTTGCGCCGCGCTGTAACGTCCATCGAACACGACGGAAAACAGGCCACCCGCGCCCGTGAAGTCGCGCTTGAAGAATTCATGCCCTGGACAATCGGGCAGCGCCGGGTGCAATACCGCAGCGATTTCCGGCCGCGCCTTCAGCCATTTGGCAAGGCCAAGCGCCGCGCGGTCGTGCTGTTCGAAGCGCAGTTGCATGGTCGGCAGACTGCGCAGGATCAGCGAACAGTCGTCCGAGGACACGCCGATGCCCATGCGCATACGTGCAGCCTTCAGCTTCAGATGCAACTCGCGGTCGACGGTAATGGTCGCGCCCATCAGCACGTCTCCGCCGCCCGACTGGTACTTGGTCAGCGCCTGCACCGAGATATCGACGCCGTGATTGAACGGCCGGAACCCGAGCCCCGCCGACCACGTGTTGTCAATGGCCGTGACGACGTTGCGCGCTCGCGCCGCCGCGGTGATGGCGGGCACGTCGGCCACTTCCATCGTGACCGAGCCGGGCGCTTCCAGCCAGACCAAACGCGTATTCGGCTGGATCAGATCGGCGATGCCCGCGCCGATCATCGGATCGTAGTAACGCACCGTGATGCCGAAATCGCGCGCCAGCCAGTCGCCATGATCGCGGTTCGGCGAGTAGACGTTATCGGGAATCAACACGTCGTCGCCGGCCTTGACGAGGCCGAAGTACACGTTCGAAATCGACGACAGCCCCGACGGTTGCAACAACGCATGATTGCCGCCTTCGATGGTGGCGAGCCGCTGCGCCAGCGCGAGCGAAGTCGGCGTGGCGTGCAGGCCGTAGCGCCATTGCGCGTCGTTTTTCCAGTCGAGCGCGCGCATCGTCGCGAGATCGGGGAACACGACCGTCGAAGCCCGCATGACCGGCATCGAGAACGACTCGAAGCCCGGCGTGAGCTGATCCTCGGCGCGCACGATGCGGGTTTGCAGACCGCGTTTGAGTTTGGATTGGGTCATGGTGAATGTAGGTAAGAACCAGACGGAGACGAATCAAGACGCAGATCGCGCGCGGATCTGCCACGCGCCGCACACGCAAGAGTAGACGAGCCGGCGGGATTTCGCCTGGCTGACGGCGCGCGAGCCATCAGGCCCGTGGGGCAGCCAACTTTACTCGCCGGTTTGCAGGTTGCTGACCCCGCCCACCGCGTGACCACCGCCTGCCGCCGAGGCCGGTGCAGCGGCGGCGGTGGCGCCTGCGGACGGCGGCGGCGGCGCCGCCTTGTTCGCGGCAGCGCCAGCAGCCGTAGCAGCCGGCACTGCCTGCCCCGCTGCCAGCGGCTTCAGATCGAACGCCAGCGGACTGGAATCGTCGACGTTCATCCGTTCGCCAGTGACCGAACCATCGGCGGCGAACTTGCCGACCCAGTTCCCGGTGATATGCGTGCCGTCGTTCGACTCCTCGACTTCGAGCACATCGCCGTCGCGGTCGCCGGCGATCAGGATCACTTCGCCGGTATCGGTGTATTGATACTCGCCGTGCACGCCGGCCGGATCGTCGGTTTTCGCGCCGAGCCGCAGCACGATCTGACGCGAACCCAGCATACCGGCGTAGCGCGGGAACTTCGCGAATTCGGGGCTTGGTTTGAGCGGCAACTGAATCGGCGGCGGCGCCGCCAATTCCTTCACCGCGTCGCTTTCCGCCCATGCCTGCGCCGGCATCAACGCCGCTGCACCGGCACACAGCAATGCGGCGACGCTCACTACGCCCCGAAGGAAGTCCCCCTGGGGGACTGAACAACCTGCCCAACCACGCCGACGCACCGCGCCCTTCATCGCTTTCAATTCCTGCATCCGTTTCCTTCCTTGGTGCCTGATACCTGCTTTCCTGCCTGGTACGAGTTCGCTGCCGGCCTCAAATCCGTTCGAAGATCGCCGCAATGCCCTGGCCGCCGCCGATACACATCGTCACCAGCGCATACCGGCCGCCAACCCGCTGTAACTCATACAGCGCCTTGACGGTAATCAGCGCGCCGGTCGCGCCGATCGGGTGACCGAGCGAAATGCCCGAGCCGTTCGGATTGACCTTCGCGGGATCGAGGCCGAGTTCCTTGCTGACCGCGCACGCCTGAGCGGCAAACGCTTCGTTCGCTT is a window of Paraburkholderia sp. IMGN_8 DNA encoding:
- a CDS encoding LysR substrate-binding domain-containing protein, with the translated sequence MDHPAHPAPPRPRDRERLDLLDVALFVRAALLANLSAAGREFGLSAAVASSRIAQLEKLLGARLLHRTTRHISLTQDGEVFMTRAQTLLDAAAAARASVGRAQAEPQGRLRVSMPSSFGRQHVSPVISEFLRRYPGVSVDLRLTDQLVDLVDAGIDVAIRVGVLKDSSLVARRLAANRRVICAAPAYFAAHGTPHHPSDLTQHECVILSDQRDWAFVTPAGPLDVRVSGRLVTDNGEVIRDALLAGFGIALKSTWDVAPYLRSGELVSVLDTYPLAEKVAIWAVYPSRAFVPPKTLAFIEFLSAHFGDPPYWDAEPD
- the serB gene encoding phosphoserine phosphatase SerB — protein: MNLVIQSPAPLSADHHKTLIALARGSHASVIDANAIRIADAAVSQRADLEVYCGTHQLDYAFVEAGRQLRDFGLVAMDMDSTLITIECIDEIADFCGLKAEVAAITEASMRGEIKDFNESLTRRVALLKGLDASALERVYEERLQLSPGAERMLAGAKAAGLKTLLVSGGFTFFTEKLKARLGLDFTHANTLEIVDGKLTGKVSGEIVNADVKARTLRDTCAQLGIEPARAIAMGDGSNDLKMMAAAGLSVAFRAKPVVREAASVAFNHVGLDGLLRLF
- a CDS encoding zinc-binding alcohol dehydrogenase family protein yields the protein MKAVGLYRYLPIDQAEALIDVEIQKPEATGRDLLVKVEAISVNPVDAKVRAPKDTVEKEPRILGWDAAGTVAAVGPDVTLFKVGDPVFYAGSITRPGANSEFHLVDERIVGRMPASLDFTHAAALPLTAITAWEALFDRLGVSPQGADEGRTVLIIGGAGGVGSIGIQLARQLAKLNVIATASRPESAKWATELGADHIIDHFGDMPAQLKKIGIDQVDYVLVFNDTDKHFPAAAEVVKPQGGICTIVENGKPVPVELLKAKSAAFHWEFMFTRSMFGTPDMIEQHKLLTEVARLVDAGTLRTTVGQDLGKINAENLRRAHQLLEQGRAIGKLVLTGF
- a CDS encoding cystathionine beta-lyase, producing the protein MTQSKLKRGLQTRIVRAEDQLTPGFESFSMPVMRASTVVFPDLATMRALDWKNDAQWRYGLHATPTSLALAQRLATIEGGNHALLQPSGLSSISNVYFGLVKAGDDVLIPDNVYSPNRDHGDWLARDFGITVRYYDPMIGAGIADLIQPNTRLVWLEAPGSVTMEVADVPAITAAARARNVVTAIDNTWSAGLGFRPFNHGVDISVQALTKYQSGGGDVLMGATITVDRELHLKLKAARMRMGIGVSSDDCSLILRSLPTMQLRFEQHDRAALGLAKWLKARPEIAAVLHPALPDCPGHEFFKRDFTGAGGLFSVVFDGRYSAAQIDTFCESLELFSLGWSWGGAHSLAMPYDVASMRTAAQWPHRGTLVRFYIGLEEEADLRADIEHSLAALG
- a CDS encoding cytochrome P450 — encoded protein: MTPATATDALTLARDFDLRHLSPAFYANPYPIYHALRMHEPIKRMPDGSLFLTRFRDVQAVYRDPKTFSSDKTVEFRPKYGDSPLYTHHTTSLVFNDPPRHTRVRKLIAGALTARAIAAMEPGLVRLVDGLLDAAAGRGRIDLIGEFASAIPVEIIGNLLDVPHAEREPLRGWSLAILGALEPSLSDAQLQRGNRAVGEFVGYLQDLVARRRREPGDPQHDVLTRLIQGEGDGEQLSEVELLQNCIFILNAGHETTTNLIGNGLVTLTDWPEQRAALLREPSLIDTAVEECLRFESSNQLGNRMTTVDTEIGGVAVAGGTPVTLCIGAANRDPEQFAEPDRFDIRRDPNRHLAFGFGIHQCAGLSLARLEARIAIGRFVQRFPAYRLDGAPTRGGRVRFRGFAAVPVELEPADRA